In a single window of the Raphanus sativus cultivar WK10039 chromosome 9, ASM80110v3, whole genome shotgun sequence genome:
- the LOC130500063 gene encoding uncharacterized protein LOC130500063, with the protein MTVWEHLIDHWQKDETVETSRKNSANRKSDRGGKGIYVYNLGACSMSFKEDQLIEANNGNPIDHLHLIKEAHTNKKTGQIQDPVIREVVELVETQKADFLASQPLFDDADSTGASTNLSRLKGGRLVGLARRASSCPASSSQVSYADPMILEQLQNKDERIGALEGQNTTILVELGDQKKTNAISFFV; encoded by the exons ATGACGGTGTGGGAGCACTTGATAGACCATTGGCAGAAGGACGAGACTGTAGAGACGTCTCGTAAGAACTCCGCCAACCGGAAGAGCGATCGTGGCGGGAAAGGTATTTATGTGTACAACCTCGGCGCTTGCTCTATGTCCTTTAAGGAGGATCAACTT ATTGAAGCAAACAACGGTAATCCCATTGATCATCTCCATCTCATTAAGGAGGCTCACACTAACAAGAAGACGGGACAAATTCAGGACCCCGTGATCAGAGAGGTCGTTGAGTTGGTGGAAACTCAAAAAGCAGATTTTCTAGCTTCTCAGCCTCTCTTTGATGATGCCGATTCTACGGGAGCTTCAACCAACTTGTCCCGACT GAAAGGAGGCCGTTTAGTTGGGTTGGCCCGCCGTGCTTCTTCGTGTCCGGCTTCTTCTTCGCAAGTTTCGTATGCCGATCCCATGATTCTGGAGCAGCTACAGAACAAAGATGAACGGATTGGGGCATTGGAGGGGCAGAACACCACTATCCTTGTTGAGCTGGGGGATCAAAAGAAGACCAACGCTATATCGTTT ttTGTATGA